From Mesobacillus boroniphilus, the proteins below share one genomic window:
- the pdaA gene encoding delta-lactam-biosynthetic de-N-acetylase — translation MKTIVKILLASALLLLITLPATTGAEENSNSPMHWGFKKGRNGRQADAGRMFEVILEDHGAVYKGDKNSKDIYLTFDNGYENGYTEKILDILKEEKVPAAFFVTGHYLDSAPELVARMANEGHIIGNHSWHHPDLTKISDEKIKKELEMVRSETERITGKKHMTYLRPPRGIFSERTMAVAKEAGYTHIFWSLAFVDWNTDQQKGAQYSYDKIMTQIHPGAVLLLHTVSKDNADALGKVIRDLKEQGYEFKSLDDLMLSKGGMKDPMLY, via the coding sequence ATGAAAACGATTGTTAAAATTTTGCTTGCTTCGGCACTGCTGCTGTTGATTACTTTACCAGCAACAACCGGTGCGGAGGAGAACTCAAACTCACCCATGCACTGGGGATTCAAGAAGGGCCGGAATGGAAGGCAGGCTGATGCCGGCAGGATGTTCGAGGTCATCCTTGAAGATCACGGAGCTGTTTATAAAGGGGACAAAAATTCAAAGGATATTTATCTGACCTTCGATAACGGATATGAAAATGGCTATACCGAGAAAATCCTCGATATTTTAAAAGAAGAAAAAGTCCCAGCCGCGTTTTTTGTTACGGGTCACTATCTTGATAGTGCTCCAGAGCTAGTGGCGCGGATGGCGAATGAAGGCCATATCATTGGAAACCATTCCTGGCACCATCCTGACCTGACCAAGATCAGCGATGAGAAAATAAAGAAGGAACTGGAAATGGTCAGATCTGAAACAGAAAGAATTACGGGTAAAAAGCATATGACCTATTTACGTCCGCCGCGCGGGATTTTCAGCGAAAGGACAATGGCAGTAGCCAAAGAAGCCGGCTACACCCACATTTTTTGGTCACTCGCCTTCGTTGACTGGAATACTGACCAGCAAAAAGGAGCGCAATATTCTTATGATAAAATCATGACGCAAATCCATCCAGGTGCCGTCCTGCTGCTCCACACCGTTTCGAAGGACAACGCGGACGCCCTTGGAAAAGTAATCAGGGATTTGAAAGAACAAGGTTATGAATTTAAAAGCCTTGATGATTTGATGCTAAGCAAGGGCGGAATGAAGGACCCAATGTTGTACTGA
- a CDS encoding DUF421 domain-containing protein, with product MFFNSWEAALRPLIIGLLAYSALVLLLRVSGKRTLSKMNAFDLIVTVALGSTLATTLLNKNIALVEGIAAFLILIALQYLVAWLSIRSSRFKKLIKSEPQLLFYRGNYLKEKIVKERVLEVEILQAARSSGINSMHQVEAVVLETDGTISVIKKTESETNTLDNVEQ from the coding sequence ATGTTTTTTAATTCTTGGGAAGCGGCTTTGCGGCCACTGATTATAGGTTTGCTTGCTTATTCCGCTCTCGTTTTATTGCTGCGCGTTTCCGGCAAAAGGACTTTATCCAAAATGAATGCATTTGACCTGATTGTCACAGTTGCGCTCGGATCTACCCTGGCGACAACCCTTTTGAACAAAAATATAGCGCTAGTTGAAGGCATTGCGGCATTTCTCATTTTGATTGCCCTGCAATACCTGGTTGCCTGGCTGTCCATCCGCTCTAGTAGATTCAAAAAATTGATCAAGTCGGAACCGCAGTTGTTATTTTATCGTGGAAATTATTTAAAAGAAAAAATAGTCAAAGAGCGGGTTCTCGAAGTTGAAATTCTTCAGGCAGCACGCTCAAGCGGCATCAATTCAATGCATCAAGTGGAAGCCGTGGTCCTTGAGACAGATGGCACTATATCGGTCATTAAAAAAACTGAATCAGAGACGAATACTTTGGATAACGTTGAACAATAA
- the ggt gene encoding gamma-glutamyltransferase translates to MEKEFKPRSDRCDYDRETAKGKVSIAASAHPIATDAAEKILRDGGNAIDAAIAIQFGLNVGEPMMTGIGGSGFFMVYHAESKTTKIFDGHTRAPAAAHPKLFLDEHDEVIPFRERSTHATAVGVPGILKAMEAARKEYGTKPLAELIEPAAQAAEKGVEVNWVMDNTLKTFEYRLGDHARELFMPGGKALCEGDRYQKENLAKTFRILQKKGIEAFYEGEIAEAIVSTLKELGGIMELSDLKSYRISIDEPAWGTYRDYKIASSNMPSAGGTTMLQILKLLEGFDLSKYDVKSWEKYYLFTEAMRIAFADKIAFAGDPEFGDIPLQGMLNEEYLAERRKLINFERRNDSIDFGNPWAYSDGKEINVVRQPFEPERERSETTHFTVMDKWGNIVACTSTVEHPFGSGIMVKDYGFVLNNELTDFDAIPGGLNEIKPGKRPVSCKTPTIVFKDDEPVLTLGSPGGPTIVGSVFQTLVNVLDFGMELKEAIEEPRIFNSTGPLIGWEAGISMEAKGELESKGFEFADGPFPLGNVQAIQIDREKGIIHGAADSSREGKATGLDE, encoded by the coding sequence ATGGAGAAGGAATTTAAACCACGTTCAGATAGATGCGATTATGATAGAGAAACAGCTAAAGGAAAAGTATCAATTGCCGCTTCGGCTCATCCTATTGCGACAGATGCGGCAGAAAAAATTTTACGTGATGGTGGTAATGCCATCGATGCAGCTATAGCTATTCAATTTGGGTTGAATGTCGGGGAACCGATGATGACAGGTATTGGCGGCAGCGGTTTTTTTATGGTGTACCATGCAGAAAGCAAGACAACGAAAATATTTGATGGCCACACGCGGGCACCAGCTGCTGCGCACCCAAAATTATTTCTTGATGAGCACGATGAAGTCATCCCTTTTCGCGAAAGATCAACGCATGCCACTGCCGTGGGTGTTCCGGGGATTTTAAAAGCAATGGAAGCAGCAAGGAAGGAATATGGTACGAAGCCGCTTGCTGAACTGATTGAACCCGCTGCACAGGCCGCGGAAAAGGGCGTTGAAGTCAATTGGGTTATGGACAACACGCTTAAGACCTTTGAATACCGGCTTGGAGACCATGCCCGGGAACTTTTCATGCCCGGCGGTAAGGCATTATGTGAAGGGGATCGTTATCAAAAGGAGAATCTTGCCAAGACGTTCCGCATCCTTCAGAAAAAAGGAATCGAAGCCTTTTATGAAGGAGAAATAGCTGAAGCCATTGTCTCTACTTTAAAGGAACTTGGCGGAATCATGGAACTTTCCGATCTTAAAAGTTACAGGATTTCAATCGATGAACCAGCCTGGGGAACATATAGAGATTACAAAATTGCCTCTTCAAACATGCCAAGCGCGGGCGGAACCACTATGCTTCAAATATTGAAGCTTCTAGAAGGTTTTGATCTGAGCAAGTATGATGTGAAGTCCTGGGAGAAATATTATTTATTTACGGAAGCGATGAGAATTGCTTTTGCTGATAAAATTGCTTTTGCCGGAGACCCTGAATTTGGCGACATCCCATTGCAAGGGATGCTGAATGAAGAGTACCTTGCCGAGCGTCGTAAATTGATTAATTTTGAACGCAGAAATGATTCGATCGATTTCGGCAATCCATGGGCTTATTCGGATGGAAAAGAAATCAATGTGGTCCGTCAGCCATTCGAGCCTGAAAGAGAAAGAAGTGAAACAACGCATTTTACCGTGATGGATAAATGGGGAAATATTGTTGCTTGTACTTCTACCGTTGAGCATCCGTTCGGATCGGGTATCATGGTGAAGGATTATGGGTTTGTCCTAAATAATGAGCTTACAGACTTTGATGCAATTCCAGGCGGGCTGAATGAGATCAAGCCTGGAAAACGGCCGGTAAGCTGCAAGACGCCAACGATTGTTTTCAAGGATGATGAGCCAGTGCTCACCCTTGGATCTCCGGGTGGTCCGACGATTGTTGGCTCTGTATTCCAAACACTTGTCAATGTTCTTGATTTTGGCATGGAACTTAAGGAAGCCATCGAGGAGCCGCGAATATTCAACAGTACTGGGCCGCTCATTGGCTGGGAAGCGGGAATCAGTATGGAAGCGAAAGGGGAATTGGAATCGAAGGGTTTCGAGTTCGCAGATGGACCATTCCCGTTAGGAAATGTCCAGGCAATTCAGATCGATCGTGAAAAAGGCATTATCCATGGAGCGGCTGATTCAAGCCGTGAAGGGAAAGCGACTGGACTGGATGAATAA
- a CDS encoding DUF3231 family protein has product MSEEQKIDWTSSEIGNLWNIYIANSMAVCMFRHFLLNVEDEEVKDCLLAADELSKKILSQLENLFTTEGMAVPQGFSEADVNAKAPKLFSDSFYLNYLDMMVKYGALYYSVALPGFSKMDLRHLITDINISSLNLSNKVTEVMLEKGLHVRPPYIPTPSEVSFVEKQSFFNGYFGDKRPLTAMEITHLFLNTQVNAVKMILVMGFSQVAKHEEVREYFLRGKKINIKQHNILSQIMYKEELPVSIPSQFMVTESTEAPYSDKLMLFHISNLSSAKVRNFGDSMAVSPRHDLGATYIRFLMETANFAEDGGNIQIEHEWLESQPRNVDRNQLAKQKKN; this is encoded by the coding sequence ATGTCAGAAGAACAAAAAATCGATTGGACATCTAGTGAAATCGGCAACCTCTGGAATATATACATTGCTAACTCAATGGCTGTCTGCATGTTCCGTCATTTTTTGCTGAATGTAGAAGATGAAGAGGTAAAGGATTGCCTTCTGGCAGCTGATGAATTGAGCAAAAAAATTCTCTCGCAACTGGAAAACCTTTTTACAACTGAAGGAATGGCTGTGCCACAGGGATTTTCAGAAGCAGATGTGAATGCAAAAGCACCGAAGCTGTTCTCAGACAGCTTTTACCTGAACTACCTGGATATGATGGTGAAATATGGCGCGCTATATTACAGCGTCGCGCTGCCTGGTTTCTCAAAGATGGACTTGCGGCACTTGATCACGGATATCAATATTTCTTCTCTTAACCTTTCAAATAAGGTTACAGAAGTGATGCTTGAAAAGGGTTTGCATGTCAGACCTCCATACATCCCTACCCCAAGCGAGGTATCTTTTGTGGAAAAGCAAAGCTTTTTCAATGGATATTTTGGTGACAAAAGGCCTCTTACAGCAATGGAAATCACCCATCTTTTTTTGAACACCCAGGTGAATGCGGTTAAAATGATTCTTGTCATGGGGTTCAGCCAGGTCGCTAAGCATGAGGAAGTACGTGAATATTTTTTGCGCGGGAAAAAAATCAATATCAAGCAGCACAATATACTTTCACAAATCATGTACAAAGAAGAATTGCCTGTCTCAATCCCAAGCCAGTTTATGGTCACCGAGTCCACTGAGGCTCCATACTCAGATAAATTGATGCTCTTCCATATCTCCAACTTATCCTCCGCAAAAGTCCGGAACTTTGGAGACTCTATGGCAGTCAGCCCCCGTCATGACCTCGGGGCCACCTACATAAGATTCCTAATGGAAACAGCAAACTTTGCTGAGGATGGAGGGAATATTCAAATCGAGCATGAGTGGTTGGAAAGTCAACCGAGAAATGTGGATCGAAACCAGCTCGCAAAGCAGAAGAAAAACTAA
- a CDS encoding YtxH domain-containing protein has protein sequence MSDNTLSSNNQNSMGNNSNSYSMNNNTYTSANENASYDTTTGTTTYASTASNDSYSNNTSMGGYSNSYGVDSSNNSSSSNGKLMKGVLIGAAIGGALTLLDSNTRSKVKNKAVDVKDTSMNVFSEVKNNPSDVKEQMMGSFKEASNILKEAISDAQNLYQRLNDDVFSKMNEAKSNSSEAMNTVMDAKDDLKEVGSKVKEAGSTAMDNPVVNSATDSTSNNNSGTGSSSSNPAGAYATGMDSRQSDTTGLGNTSNTFTVSPEEQNNDNNR, from the coding sequence ATGTCTGACAATACTCTTTCCAGCAACAACCAGAATTCAATGGGGAACAACTCAAACTCTTATAGTATGAATAACAACACTTACACTTCTGCAAATGAAAATGCTTCTTATGATACAACAACTGGCACAACAACGTATGCAAGCACAGCATCAAACGATTCTTATTCTAACAACACTTCCATGGGAGGCTACTCTAACAGCTACGGAGTAGACAGCTCAAATAACTCAAGCTCATCAAACGGCAAGCTCATGAAAGGCGTCCTCATTGGTGCGGCGATCGGTGGTGCATTGACTTTACTCGATTCCAACACCCGTTCAAAGGTGAAAAATAAGGCAGTAGATGTGAAGGACACATCAATGAACGTGTTCAGCGAAGTTAAAAACAACCCTTCTGATGTGAAGGAGCAAATGATGGGGAGCTTTAAGGAAGCTTCTAACATTTTAAAAGAAGCAATAAGTGATGCACAAAACCTTTACCAGCGTCTGAATGACGATGTATTCAGCAAGATGAATGAGGCAAAGTCCAATTCTTCCGAAGCTATGAATACAGTAATGGATGCAAAGGATGATCTCAAGGAAGTTGGATCAAAAGTCAAGGAAGCAGGCTCTACTGCAATGGACAACCCTGTTGTCAACTCTGCGACTGATTCAACATCCAACAATAATTCTGGTACAGGCTCTAGCTCTAGCAATCCTGCTGGTGCTTATGCAACAGGAATGGACAGCCGACAGTCAGATACAACAGGTCTAGGAAATACATCTAACACATTTACTGTATCTCCTGAAGAACAGAACAACGATAATAATCGATAA
- a CDS encoding SE1561 family protein: protein MGSPINEKNTQVVFLKQRLDMFAELLEAIDPVEADLEDIDRMIQIVEEMDAKCREFKNRDL from the coding sequence TTGGGAAGTCCGATAAATGAGAAAAATACACAGGTAGTGTTTTTGAAGCAGCGTTTGGATATGTTTGCTGAGTTACTTGAGGCAATCGATCCAGTGGAAGCAGATCTTGAAGATATCGACCGCATGATCCAAATCGTCGAAGAAATGGATGCAAAATGCCGGGAATTTAAAAATCGCGATTTGTAA
- a CDS encoding DNA-3-methyladenine glycosylase family protein, translating to MWEEKVAVSGPYDFDLALSRLALDPLHSVDIEQRLVKVPLVFENKRIVADVIGTGTLENPEFLIRADYDKEKTLQRLTEIFQWNLELIHIHEHFQTTELKNLFNEHYGTPLVLEFDPFSSLIKSIIHQQLNLKFAFTLTERFVKTYGEELGGVWFYPTPEKVAQLSVEELRELQFSGRKAEYVIGIAELAVSGQLDFEKMKTKPDAEVAQELIKIRGVGPWTVENFLMFALGRPNLFPMGDIGIQNALKKYFNLDEKPTLAEMEKYKKPWNPYLSYASLYLWRSIE from the coding sequence ATGTGGGAAGAAAAGGTGGCGGTTTCCGGGCCATATGATTTTGATCTTGCTTTAAGCAGGCTTGCGCTCGATCCTTTGCATTCGGTTGATATTGAGCAGAGACTTGTAAAGGTACCGCTTGTTTTTGAAAATAAAAGAATCGTCGCAGATGTCATCGGTACAGGTACTCTGGAAAATCCTGAATTCCTTATCCGTGCTGATTACGATAAAGAAAAGACGTTACAGCGTTTGACTGAAATTTTTCAATGGAACTTGGAGTTAATCCATATTCATGAACATTTCCAAACGACGGAGTTAAAGAACTTGTTCAATGAACATTATGGGACTCCGCTTGTCCTGGAATTTGATCCCTTTTCAAGTTTGATCAAGAGCATTATCCATCAGCAGCTGAATCTGAAGTTTGCTTTTACACTGACAGAACGATTTGTAAAAACATACGGCGAAGAACTGGGTGGAGTCTGGTTTTATCCAACACCTGAAAAAGTGGCGCAGCTTTCGGTTGAAGAGCTGCGTGAATTGCAATTCAGCGGACGGAAGGCAGAATATGTGATTGGAATCGCTGAACTGGCAGTATCCGGACAGCTTGATTTTGAAAAAATGAAAACAAAGCCCGATGCGGAAGTTGCCCAGGAATTGATCAAAATCCGCGGTGTTGGACCCTGGACGGTTGAAAACTTCCTGATGTTCGCACTTGGGCGGCCGAATCTGTTTCCGATGGGGGATATCGGCATTCAAAATGCATTGAAGAAATATTTCAATCTGGATGAAAAGCCGACTCTAGCCGAAATGGAAAAGTATAAAAAACCATGGAATCCTTATTTAAGCTATGCTTCGCTCTATTTATGGAGAAGCATTGAATAA
- a CDS encoding YczE/YyaS/YitT family protein, which produces MAFVYRTLFFIIGLTILSFGVSMTIKAGLGTGAWDALNVGLSKTVGLTPGSWVVIVGIIMIFINAALVKRRPDIAAIITLLITGLLIDFWLLRVFDDLIVTGYLKQFGVFLLGMVALSFGLAVYLQPRFPLIPIDNFMMALRERFGLNLMVAKTLGEVLALSAAFIFKGPIGIGTLIVTFAIGPLIQLFYPYCEKLYNKLITSVR; this is translated from the coding sequence ATGGCTTTTGTTTATCGCACTCTATTTTTCATCATTGGGTTAACGATTCTATCTTTTGGAGTATCGATGACCATTAAAGCTGGTTTGGGGACAGGTGCCTGGGATGCCCTTAACGTTGGCCTGTCCAAAACTGTTGGGCTGACTCCCGGCAGTTGGGTGGTCATTGTGGGGATTATTATGATATTTATCAATGCAGCCCTGGTAAAAAGAAGACCGGATATTGCGGCGATCATCACGTTGCTCATCACGGGCTTGCTTATTGATTTCTGGCTTTTGCGTGTGTTCGATGACTTGATAGTTACCGGGTACCTAAAGCAATTTGGAGTCTTTCTGCTGGGAATGGTGGCGCTGAGTTTTGGATTGGCTGTCTATCTTCAGCCGAGGTTCCCGTTGATTCCGATTGATAATTTCATGATGGCTTTAAGGGAACGATTCGGTCTAAATTTAATGGTGGCAAAAACGCTTGGTGAAGTTCTTGCCTTGTCTGCTGCGTTCATTTTTAAAGGGCCAATCGGTATTGGAACATTGATTGTAACGTTCGCAATCGGTCCGCTGATTCAATTGTTCTATCCGTACTGTGAGAAGCTTTATAATAAATTGATCACTTCTGTCCGATAA
- a CDS encoding fumarate hydratase produces the protein MNIEKFQESMYELIVETSTNLPKDVRRAIKAAAERENAGTRSAMSLDTITNNIKMADDNVSPICQDTGLPTFKIKTPVGANQIEMKKAIYNAIAQATKDGKLRPNSVDSLTGENSGDNLGGGTPVIKFEQWENDYIDARLILKGGGCENKNIQYSLPTELEGLGRAGRDLDGIRKCIMHSVYQAQGQGCSAGFIGVGIGGDRSSGYDLAKEQLFRTVEDVNPHEDLRSLEEYVMENANKLGIGTMGFGGETTLLGCKIGVMNRIPASFYVSVAYNCWAYRRLGVAVNPESGEIQEWMYQEGEKIDFAQPAAQEIAAAVEAPVEQDVVTLTAPITEEQIRELKVGDVVRIDGMMYTGRDAIHKYLSDHDSPVDLNGQIIYHCGPVMLKDEEGKWHVKAAGPTTSIREEPYQGDIMKKFGIRAVIGKGGMGAKTLAALKEHGGVYLNAIGGAAQYYADCIKSVEGVDLMNFGIPEAMWHLNVEGFTAVVTMDSHGNSLHEDVEKSSLEKLAQFADRVYK, from the coding sequence ATGAATATCGAAAAGTTTCAGGAAAGCATGTATGAGCTGATTGTTGAAACATCCACGAACCTGCCGAAGGATGTGCGCAGGGCGATCAAAGCTGCGGCTGAGCGTGAAAACGCGGGAACCCGTTCAGCGATGAGTCTTGATACCATCACGAATAATATTAAAATGGCGGATGACAATGTATCGCCAATTTGCCAGGATACTGGACTGCCAACCTTTAAAATCAAAACTCCGGTTGGAGCGAACCAGATAGAAATGAAAAAAGCGATTTACAATGCAATTGCACAAGCAACAAAGGATGGAAAGCTGCGGCCGAACTCTGTTGATTCGCTGACTGGGGAAAATAGCGGGGACAACCTTGGCGGAGGAACTCCTGTCATTAAATTTGAGCAATGGGAAAATGATTATATCGACGCACGCCTGATCTTAAAGGGCGGCGGCTGTGAAAATAAGAATATCCAATACAGCCTTCCAACTGAGCTGGAAGGACTTGGGCGAGCAGGTCGTGACCTTGACGGAATCCGCAAATGCATCATGCACTCGGTCTACCAGGCACAGGGACAAGGCTGCAGCGCCGGCTTTATCGGCGTTGGTATTGGCGGGGACCGATCTTCCGGATACGATCTTGCCAAGGAGCAGCTGTTCCGTACGGTGGAAGATGTTAATCCACATGAGGATCTGCGCAGCCTTGAAGAATATGTAATGGAAAATGCTAATAAGCTTGGAATAGGCACGATGGGCTTTGGCGGGGAGACCACTCTGCTAGGGTGCAAAATCGGTGTCATGAACCGTATTCCTGCCAGCTTCTACGTTTCTGTAGCGTACAACTGCTGGGCATATCGCCGCCTTGGTGTAGCAGTGAATCCTGAATCAGGAGAGATCCAGGAATGGATGTACCAGGAGGGCGAGAAAATCGACTTCGCACAGCCTGCTGCCCAGGAAATCGCTGCAGCAGTTGAAGCTCCGGTTGAACAGGATGTCGTTACACTGACAGCTCCTATTACCGAAGAACAAATTCGTGAACTGAAAGTTGGAGATGTTGTCAGGATTGACGGCATGATGTATACAGGCCGCGATGCAATTCACAAATACCTGTCCGACCATGATTCACCTGTTGACTTGAACGGCCAGATCATCTATCATTGCGGTCCGGTTATGCTGAAGGATGAAGAAGGCAAGTGGCATGTGAAGGCTGCCGGCCCGACAACAAGTATTCGTGAGGAGCCTTACCAGGGTGATATCATGAAGAAATTCGGCATCCGTGCGGTCATCGGTAAAGGCGGAATGGGCGCGAAGACGCTTGCTGCTTTGAAGGAACATGGCGGTGTTTATCTGAATGCAATCGGTGGGGCTGCTCAGTATTATGCTGACTGCATCAAGTCTGTTGAAGGTGTTGATCTGATGAACTTCGGGATTCCTGAAGCAATGTGGCACCTCAACGTCGAAGGCTTCACGGCGGTTGTCACGATGGACTCTCACGGCAACAGTCTGCATGAGGACGTAGAAAAATCATCCCTTGAAAAATTGGCTCAGTTCGCTGATCGAGTTTATAAGTAA
- a CDS encoding YfkD famly protein codes for MKKAAAILVMTMVFMMSILAPAFAEEGKAKKAPQPKQAEKAKYTIPNSVMNITKDNTYPNPTEDLPFLQPSELTKNLIKTSKVKIENPDLIRMLNETTINSTPFAIGYRAIVYLGEWPLNYVSTETSTNWEYQKINTNYYDNRGGNAIYQIHYVQEQQKVVKGGLTAKINNAEDVQKMMMLKAAKKTGLPLAFETIIGAGTKKDHIYNIQPKRLGYLYAYAPAINEKGKVTYGEVYLMLKGNKKVIVVKNVVSQGIGAWIPVQDHVSFGFVSSERPR; via the coding sequence ATGAAAAAAGCAGCAGCTATCCTTGTTATGACGATGGTTTTCATGATGTCAATTTTAGCGCCGGCCTTTGCGGAAGAAGGGAAGGCGAAAAAAGCTCCTCAGCCTAAGCAAGCTGAAAAGGCAAAGTATACAATTCCGAATTCAGTAATGAATATCACGAAGGACAACACATATCCAAACCCAACGGAGGATTTGCCCTTCCTTCAGCCAAGCGAGCTGACGAAGAACTTGATCAAAACATCAAAAGTGAAGATTGAGAACCCTGATTTAATCCGAATGCTAAATGAAACGACCATTAACAGCACTCCTTTTGCAATCGGCTATCGAGCGATTGTTTACCTTGGAGAATGGCCGTTGAATTATGTATCTACTGAGACTTCCACGAACTGGGAGTACCAGAAAATCAATACGAATTATTATGATAATCGCGGCGGAAATGCTATCTATCAAATCCATTATGTCCAGGAACAGCAAAAGGTTGTGAAGGGCGGCTTGACGGCGAAAATCAATAATGCCGAAGACGTGCAGAAGATGATGATGTTGAAAGCGGCCAAGAAAACCGGACTCCCGCTTGCGTTTGAGACAATCATTGGCGCTGGTACGAAAAAAGACCATATCTATAATATCCAGCCAAAACGTCTAGGTTACCTGTACGCCTACGCACCAGCCATTAATGAAAAGGGCAAGGTGACATATGGTGAGGTCTACTTGATGCTAAAAGGAAACAAGAAAGTCATCGTCGTAAAAAATGTTGTCTCGCAGGGAATCGGTGCATGGATCCCGGTTCAGGACCATGTAAGCTTTGGCTTTGTGTCCAGTGAAAGGCCAAGATAA
- a CDS encoding OsmC family protein, producing the protein MEFKMKPDVGFYTEVDFGRLDVAGDEQHGFRPYQLLVSSVAVCSGGVLRKVLEKMRMDIKDIHIQANAERVEEEANRVSKIHVHFRIAGNNLDEKKIEKAMVLTRKNCSMVQSVINSIEVEETFEIVQ; encoded by the coding sequence ATGGAATTCAAAATGAAACCAGATGTTGGATTTTATACAGAAGTAGATTTCGGAAGGCTGGATGTTGCTGGTGACGAACAGCATGGTTTCAGGCCATACCAGCTTTTAGTTTCATCAGTGGCTGTATGCAGCGGCGGTGTCCTTCGCAAGGTATTGGAAAAAATGAGGATGGACATCAAGGATATCCATATTCAAGCTAATGCAGAACGAGTGGAAGAAGAGGCGAACAGGGTCAGCAAAATCCATGTTCACTTTCGCATTGCCGGAAACAATCTCGATGAAAAGAAAATCGAGAAGGCAATGGTATTGACCAGGAAAAACTGCTCGATGGTCCAATCAGTCATAAACAGCATCGAGGTAGAAGAAACCTTTGAAATCGTTCAATAA